GGTAGTCGTGATAGCCGAGCTGGGAAGAGAGCATACGTCCTGCGCGATGCAGCATCGCCACATATTCGTGCTTGCGCTCTTCTGAAAAACGAATCGTCGGGAAAGAGATACTCATACCGGCAATCACCACGCCGAAACGGTCGAAAACCGGCACGGCAATACAGCGTAACCCCTCTTCCTGTTCCTCATTATCCTCGCCGAAGCCTTGTGCTTTTACCACGTCCAGCACCTTAAGCAGCTCTTCTTCACTGCCCAGGGTATGCGGCGTGCTGCGGCGAAACTCAACCTCACGCAAAATTTCATGCACCTCAGCACGATCGCGCCAGGCGAGTAAGACTTTGCCAATTGCCGTGCTGTGCAGCGGATTGCGGCGTCCGATACGCGAATACATGCGCAGGTTATACAGCGAATCAATTTTATGGATATAGACGATGCTGTCTTCTTCCAGCGCACCCAGGTGAATGGTCTCTTTGGTCAGGCGTGACAGCTCGCGCATCTGAATATCCGCGCTGCGAATCAGATCGACATTCTGTAACGCTCTGGCGCCCAGCTCAAACAGCTTAAGCGTAAGCGCATATTTTTCCGATTCGCCTTCCTGCGACACATAACCCAACGATTTCATGGTTTGAAGAAAACGATAAACGGTGCTTTTTGACATCATTACGCGCTGCGACAGCTCGGTAATGCCGTTTTCGCGCTCTTCGCCCAGCGCCTGTAATATGCCAAACACTTTCAATACAGAGGAGACCGAATCCGGCTGCTTATCGCCTTCTACAT
This Mixta hanseatica DNA region includes the following protein-coding sequences:
- the kdgR gene encoding DNA-binding transcriptional regulator KdgR; this translates as MANVEGDKQPDSVSSVLKVFGILQALGEERENGITELSQRVMMSKSTVYRFLQTMKSLGYVSQEGESEKYALTLKLFELGARALQNVDLIRSADIQMRELSRLTKETIHLGALEEDSIVYIHKIDSLYNLRMYSRIGRRNPLHSTAIGKVLLAWRDRAEVHEILREVEFRRSTPHTLGSEEELLKVLDVVKAQGFGEDNEEQEEGLRCIAVPVFDRFGVVIAGMSISFPTIRFSEERKHEYVAMLHRAGRMLSSQLGYHDYPF